A window of the Janthinobacterium agaricidamnosum NBRC 102515 = DSM 9628 genome harbors these coding sequences:
- a CDS encoding group II truncated hemoglobin, producing MTEPISLYETIGGATTLRAMVDRFYDLMELEPEFAGIRTMHPPSTQGSRDKLFWFLTGWMGGPDLYIEKFGHPRLRARHLPYAIGTSERDQWLRAMAWAMEDTGIEESLRVRLMESFYQTADWMRNKAD from the coding sequence ATGACTGAACCTATCTCCCTTTATGAAACAATCGGCGGCGCAACCACCCTGCGTGCGATGGTGGACCGCTTTTACGACTTGATGGAACTGGAGCCGGAATTCGCCGGCATCCGGACCATGCATCCGCCGTCGACGCAAGGCTCGCGCGACAAGCTGTTCTGGTTCCTGACCGGCTGGATGGGCGGCCCCGACCTGTATATCGAAAAATTCGGCCATCCGCGCTTGCGCGCCCGCCACTTGCCGTACGCGATAGGCACCAGCGAGCGCGACCAGTGGCTGCGGGCGATGGCCTGGGCGATGGAAGACACCGGCATCGAGGAATCACTGCGTGTGCGGCTGATGGAGTCGTTTTACCAGACCGCCGACTGGATGCGCAACAAGGCTGACTGA
- the rmuC gene encoding DNA recombination protein RmuC translates to MGQSEFFILLAGVAVAIVLQIVSLLRGRSSGAGGTDGAANLALLQQHQQQSLERIDRVEREVRLQLQASAQSTRQELSAGLAQFHAATVQQLDSMRAQIHRQGQSGREEQAQSLARFADSTNQSLAKLTESNAQRLLEVRATLESKIRDLQADNGMRLEEMRKTVDEKLHATLETRLSESFKQVSERLERVHQGLGEMQQLALGVGDLKRVLTNVKTRGTWGEVQLEMLLEQVLTVDQYAKNVETIAGSGARVEFALKLPGLVDGGPPVWMPIDAKFPKEQYERLVDAAERADAEGVASAGRELERAVRGEAKTIAEKYLAPPHTTDFAILFLPTEGLYAEVMRRAGLADDLQRVHRISIAGPSTLSALLNSLQMGFRTLALEKRSSEVWQVLGAVKTEFGKFGEVLSQTKLALERAAKNIESAEVRSRQMARKLKSVEALPGEAAQLLLGADSDDSQL, encoded by the coding sequence ATGGGCCAAAGCGAATTTTTCATCTTGCTGGCCGGCGTCGCCGTGGCCATCGTGCTGCAAATCGTCAGTTTGCTGCGCGGCCGCAGTTCCGGTGCCGGCGGCACGGATGGCGCCGCCAATCTGGCTTTGCTGCAGCAACATCAGCAGCAAAGCCTGGAGCGCATCGACCGGGTCGAACGCGAGGTGCGGCTGCAATTGCAGGCGTCGGCCCAGTCGACCCGCCAGGAATTGAGCGCCGGCCTGGCGCAATTCCACGCCGCCACGGTGCAGCAGCTCGACAGCATGCGCGCGCAAATCCATCGCCAGGGCCAAAGCGGACGCGAAGAACAGGCGCAAAGCCTGGCGCGGTTTGCCGACAGCACCAACCAGAGCCTGGCCAAGCTGACCGAATCGAACGCCCAGCGGTTATTGGAAGTGCGCGCGACGCTGGAAAGCAAGATCCGCGATTTACAGGCCGACAATGGCATGCGGCTGGAAGAAATGCGCAAGACGGTCGATGAAAAATTGCACGCCACGCTGGAAACGCGCTTGAGCGAATCTTTCAAGCAAGTCTCGGAACGCCTGGAACGGGTCCACCAGGGCTTGGGCGAAATGCAGCAGCTGGCGCTGGGCGTCGGCGATCTCAAGCGAGTGCTCACCAACGTCAAGACGCGCGGCACCTGGGGCGAGGTACAGCTGGAGATGCTGCTTGAGCAAGTGCTTACTGTCGATCAATACGCCAAGAACGTCGAAACCATCGCCGGCAGCGGCGCGCGGGTCGAATTCGCGCTGAAGCTGCCGGGCCTGGTCGATGGCGGGCCGCCGGTATGGATGCCGATCGATGCGAAATTCCCGAAAGAACAATATGAACGGCTGGTCGACGCGGCCGAGCGGGCCGATGCCGAAGGCGTGGCCAGCGCCGGGCGCGAGCTGGAGCGGGCGGTGCGCGGCGAAGCAAAAACCATCGCCGAGAAATACCTGGCGCCGCCGCACACCACCGATTTTGCGATCCTGTTCCTGCCGACCGAAGGCTTGTACGCCGAAGTCATGCGCCGTGCCGGCCTGGCCGATGACTTGCAGCGCGTGCACCGCATCAGCATTGCCGGTCCATCGACGTTGTCGGCCTTGCTGAACAGCTTGCAAATGGGCTTCCGCACCTTGGCGCTGGAAAAACGTTCGTCCGAAGTGTGGCAGGTATTGGGCGCGGTCAAGACCGAGTTCGGCAAATTCGGCGAAGTGCTGTCGCAAACCAAGCTGGCGCTGGAACGCGCCGCCAAGAATATCGAAAGCGCCGAAGTACGCAGCCGCCAGATGGCGCGCAAGCTGAAATCGGTGGAAGCATTGCCCGGCGAAGCAGCGCAATTGCTGCTCGGCGCCGACAGCGACGACAGCCAGCTGTAG
- the glp gene encoding gephyrin-like molybdotransferase Glp: MSHKNSITGLVLAGGRGTRMGTVDKGLMPLRGTPMVSHVLQQLTPQVAGIAISANQNLERYQSFGVPVWSDELSGYAGPLAGLHTGLSHCDTEYLLCVPCDSPFLPADLAERLSAALLAQQADLAIAVTLEANRAGQVQRQAHPVFCLMKSEVAPVLQDYLRNGGRKMDGWFGGLTVAQVLFDDASAFRNINTLEELQRIDAAGITLEQAAAQLPGYRADALPVDYAQHIIRTLVTPLRAVEKVALRSALGRVLAADVISPISVPSHDNSAMDGYALRGSDLLAGQTSILSITGTAYAGHPYPSPVQTGQCIRIMTGAVMPDGCDSVVPQECVAEATGSAITLRPGTIKPGDNRRFKGEDLMQGQAALKQGKVMRPADLGLLASLGIAEVAVKRRLRVAFFSTGDELRSIGEALDAGSVYDSNRYTLFGMLNRLGCDMVDMGIVRDEPAALEEALRCACENADAVITSGGVSTGAADYTRDILAALGEVAFWKIGMRPGRPMAFGKINSHGHSAVLFGLPGNPVAVMVSFYFFARSALLRMMGADDTPLPLLRVVSSCAIRKKPGRTEYQRGILSSDADGRHHVRITGSQGSGILRSMSEANCMVILGERQGDVAAGDSVDVLMFEGLI; encoded by the coding sequence ATGAGCCATAAAAATTCCATCACCGGGCTGGTACTGGCCGGCGGCCGCGGCACGCGCATGGGTACGGTCGACAAAGGGCTGATGCCGTTGCGCGGCACGCCGATGGTGTCGCATGTCCTGCAACAACTGACACCGCAGGTGGCCGGCATCGCCATCAGCGCCAACCAGAACCTGGAACGCTACCAGTCGTTTGGCGTGCCGGTCTGGTCCGACGAGTTATCCGGGTATGCCGGTCCGTTGGCCGGACTGCACACCGGCCTGTCTCATTGCGATACCGAATACCTGCTGTGCGTGCCCTGCGATTCGCCCTTCCTGCCAGCCGACCTGGCCGAGCGGCTGTCTGCCGCGCTGCTTGCGCAACAGGCTGACCTGGCCATCGCGGTGACACTGGAAGCGAACCGGGCCGGGCAAGTGCAGCGCCAAGCCCATCCAGTTTTTTGCCTGATGAAGAGCGAGGTTGCGCCAGTATTGCAGGATTATCTGCGCAATGGCGGGCGCAAGATGGATGGCTGGTTTGGCGGCTTGACAGTGGCCCAGGTGTTATTCGACGACGCCAGCGCGTTCCGCAACATCAATACGCTGGAGGAATTGCAGCGTATTGATGCGGCCGGCATCACGCTGGAGCAAGCCGCGGCCCAGTTGCCGGGCTACCGTGCCGACGCCTTGCCGGTGGACTATGCGCAGCACATCATCCGCACCCTGGTGACGCCGCTGCGGGCGGTCGAAAAAGTGGCATTGCGCAGCGCTCTGGGCAGGGTATTGGCGGCCGACGTGATTTCGCCGATCAGCGTGCCGTCGCATGATAATTCGGCGATGGATGGTTATGCGCTGCGCGGCAGCGACTTGCTGGCCGGCCAAACCAGCATCTTGTCGATCACCGGCACCGCCTACGCCGGCCATCCGTACCCATCGCCGGTCCAGACCGGCCAATGCATCCGCATCATGACCGGCGCCGTGATGCCGGACGGCTGCGATAGCGTGGTGCCGCAGGAATGCGTGGCCGAGGCCACTGGCAGCGCGATTACCTTGCGCCCGGGAACCATCAAGCCGGGCGACAACCGCCGCTTCAAGGGCGAAGACTTGATGCAAGGCCAGGCCGCCTTGAAACAAGGCAAGGTCATGCGGCCGGCCGACCTCGGCTTGCTGGCATCGCTGGGCATCGCCGAAGTGGCCGTCAAACGGCGCTTGCGGGTGGCGTTTTTCTCGACCGGCGACGAATTGCGTTCGATCGGCGAAGCGCTCGACGCCGGTTCGGTCTACGACAGCAATCGCTACACCCTGTTCGGCATGCTGAACCGGCTCGGTTGCGACATGGTCGACATGGGCATCGTCCGCGATGAACCGGCGGCGCTGGAAGAAGCGCTGCGCTGCGCCTGCGAAAATGCCGATGCCGTCATCACGTCCGGCGGCGTCTCCACCGGTGCCGCCGATTACACGCGCGACATCCTGGCGGCGCTGGGCGAGGTGGCGTTCTGGAAAATCGGCATGCGTCCGGGCCGGCCTATGGCTTTCGGCAAGATCAACTCGCATGGCCACAGCGCGGTGCTGTTCGGCTTGCCCGGCAATCCGGTCGCGGTGATGGTGAGCTTTTACTTCTTTGCGCGCAGCGCGCTGCTGCGCATGATGGGCGCCGACGACACCCCGCTGCCGCTGCTGCGCGTGGTATCGTCGTGCGCCATCCGCAAAAAACCGGGACGCACCGAATACCAGCGCGGCATCCTGTCGTCGGATGCCGATGGCCGTCACCACGTGCGCATTACCGGATCACAAGGCTCGGGCATCCTGCGCTCCATGTCGGAAGCCAATTGCATGGTGATCCTCGGCGAACGGCAAGGCGATGTCGCCGCCGGCGATAGCGTCGACGTCCTGATGTTCGAGGGCCTGATTTAA
- the moaA gene encoding GTP 3',8-cyclase MoaA has protein sequence MAEKIIFLADARKQAPALPSILETPNGRVADKLARPLHDLRISITDRCNFRCVYCMPKEVFDKNHLFLSQSALLSFEEITRIAKLFIAHGVEKIRLTGGEPLLRKNIEKLIGMLSALKTPSGKPLDLTLTTNGSLLARKAQSLKDAGLQRVTVSLDSLDETVFRRMNDVDFAVSEVLHGIDIAHQVGLGPIKINMVVKAGLNDQEIVPMARHFRHTPYILRFIEYMDVGASNGWNLSEVIPSSEVVRRIDQEMPLRALDPNYTGETAARWSYRDGGGEIGLISSVTQAFCSDCSRARLSTEGKLYTCLFASGGHDLRSLLRDGRSDAEISTSIAQLWRARGDRYSELRTQNTDGLEQSEKKPKKVEMSYIGG, from the coding sequence ATGGCTGAAAAGATAATCTTTCTCGCCGACGCGCGTAAGCAGGCGCCGGCGCTACCCTCCATCCTCGAAACGCCGAACGGACGTGTCGCGGATAAACTTGCCCGTCCCTTGCACGACTTGCGCATTTCGATCACCGACCGCTGCAATTTCCGCTGCGTCTATTGCATGCCGAAGGAAGTGTTCGACAAGAACCATTTGTTCCTGTCGCAATCGGCGCTGCTGTCGTTTGAGGAAATCACCCGCATCGCCAAATTGTTCATCGCCCACGGCGTCGAGAAAATCCGCCTGACCGGTGGCGAACCCTTGCTGCGTAAAAACATCGAAAAACTGATCGGCATGCTCAGCGCATTGAAAACGCCGTCCGGCAAGCCACTCGACCTGACGCTGACCACCAACGGCTCGCTGCTGGCCAGAAAGGCGCAATCGCTGAAGGATGCCGGCCTGCAAAGGGTGACGGTGTCGCTCGATTCGCTCGATGAAACCGTGTTCCGGCGCATGAATGACGTCGACTTTGCGGTCAGCGAAGTGTTGCACGGCATCGATATCGCGCACCAGGTCGGCCTGGGGCCGATCAAGATCAATATGGTCGTCAAGGCTGGCTTGAACGACCAGGAAATCGTGCCGATGGCGCGCCATTTCCGCCATACGCCGTACATCTTGCGCTTCATCGAATACATGGACGTGGGCGCATCGAATGGCTGGAATTTGTCGGAAGTCATTCCCTCATCGGAAGTGGTACGCAGGATCGATCAAGAAATGCCATTGCGGGCGCTGGATCCGAATTACACTGGAGAAACAGCCGCACGCTGGTCCTACCGCGACGGCGGCGGTGAAATCGGCTTGATTTCCAGCGTCACCCAGGCTTTTTGCAGCGACTGCAGCCGCGCCCGCCTGTCGACCGAAGGCAAGCTGTACACCTGCCTGTTCGCCAGCGGCGGCCACGACTTGCGCAGCCTGTTGCGCGACGGCCGCAGCGACGCGGAAATCTCGACCAGCATCGCCCAGCTGTGGCGCGCGCGCGGCGACCGCTACTCCGAACTGCGCACACAAAATACCGATGGCCTTGAGCAGTCTGAAAAGAAACCCAAAAAGGTCGAAATGTCCTACATCGGCGGTTAA
- a CDS encoding Rne/Rng family ribonuclease, with product MKRMLFNATQQEELRVAIVDGQKLIDIDIETAGREQRKSNIYKGVITRIEPSLEACFVSYGEDRHGFLPFKEVARTYFREGVDVRNASVKEALREGQEIMVQVEKEERGNKGAALTSFVSLAGRYLVLMPNNPRGGGVSRRVEGEERQELRETMDKLDLPAGMSVIARTAGIGRNVDELQWDLNYLMQLWRAIEGAGKSASGAFLIYQESSLVIRAIRDYFQPDIGEILIDTDDIYEQAHQFMSHVMPDMVHRVKRYSDDVPLFSRFQIEHQIETAYSRTVPLPSGGAIVIDHTEALVSVDVNSARATRGSDIETTAFNTNCEAAEEVARQLRLRDLGGLIVIDFIDMEVAKNQREVEQRLKDALHHDRARVQMGKISRFGLMELSRQRLRPSLSEGSHVTCPRCSGTGHIRDTESSALQVLRIIQEEAMKENSATIHVQVPVDVGAFLLNEKRGEVLKIENRHRIAVILIPNKHLETPHYKLERIKHDDPRLEESQASYNLAEHAETDMAYSKRQKEETKPRQEAMVKTITPDQPAPLVERKPAEAAKPAPAAAPAPQGLLAKIISFFTGKPEPVAAPVVPAAPVKPAGNDRGGDRNSRGPRGRNNRNGKPGREEREPGQGRPAAAEEAGKENETSDKAARPPRPPRPPREAREVREPVEGQAPRERGERPERAERGERPPRPPREPRADKAPALESKVEELAVASLVTAAVAAPVSHPAADAEAPATSLLKAAPNAGPEGEEAEVEGEEPRRRRRRGGRNRNRRDRETGELIEGSAAEGEGQEHAPAISFTVAPASEAAAVVAAEASAVAVAEVAAAPVAQVAAAVVVDAVISAAIAEVAAPAAAAVTEVSPAVAEVAAPVLAEVAPLAETVAAVVAEPVVAVPATPESAPVAEYSFAAKEEQPAAVAPVEPAALEVAPATPVEAAADVVTAPLAAPAPASAPVVAEAAPVTLEVAPAPVVAAAPIVAPAAVAEPVVEAAVAAAPAAAPIAAAVPEVIPAPAAAAPALPVDLNAVLGSAGLTLAATDPEKLRAAREAAAKSVAPVRKPRERKPLPPQNDEPLIQVNTQRQ from the coding sequence ATGAAACGCATGTTGTTTAATGCTACACAGCAAGAAGAGCTGCGCGTAGCCATTGTCGACGGTCAGAAACTGATCGACATCGATATCGAGACCGCCGGGCGCGAACAGCGCAAGTCCAACATCTACAAAGGCGTGATCACCCGCATCGAACCGTCGCTGGAAGCCTGCTTCGTCAGCTACGGCGAAGACCGCCACGGTTTCCTGCCGTTCAAGGAAGTCGCCCGTACTTACTTCCGCGAAGGCGTCGATGTGCGCAATGCGTCCGTCAAGGAAGCGCTGCGCGAAGGCCAGGAAATCATGGTCCAGGTCGAGAAGGAAGAACGCGGCAACAAGGGTGCGGCGCTGACCTCGTTTGTTTCGCTGGCCGGCCGCTACCTGGTCCTGATGCCGAACAATCCGCGCGGCGGCGGCGTATCGCGCCGCGTCGAAGGCGAAGAACGCCAGGAATTGCGCGAAACCATGGATAAACTGGACTTGCCTGCTGGCATGTCCGTGATTGCCCGCACCGCCGGCATCGGCCGCAACGTCGATGAATTGCAGTGGGACTTGAATTACCTGATGCAACTGTGGCGCGCCATCGAAGGCGCCGGCAAATCGGCATCGGGCGCCTTCCTGATCTATCAGGAATCGTCGCTGGTGATACGCGCGATCCGCGATTACTTCCAGCCTGACATCGGCGAAATCCTGATCGATACCGACGATATCTACGAACAGGCGCACCAGTTCATGAGCCACGTGATGCCCGACATGGTGCACCGCGTAAAACGCTACAGCGACGACGTGCCGCTGTTTTCGCGCTTCCAGATCGAACACCAGATCGAAACCGCGTATTCGCGCACCGTGCCATTGCCTTCCGGCGGCGCGATCGTCATCGACCACACCGAAGCGCTGGTGTCGGTCGACGTCAACTCGGCCCGCGCCACCCGCGGTTCGGACATCGAAACCACCGCCTTCAACACCAACTGCGAAGCCGCCGAAGAAGTTGCCCGCCAATTGCGCTTGCGCGACCTGGGCGGCTTGATCGTGATCGACTTCATCGACATGGAAGTGGCGAAGAACCAGCGCGAAGTCGAACAGCGCCTGAAAGACGCGCTGCACCATGACCGCGCCCGCGTCCAGATGGGCAAGATTTCGCGCTTCGGCCTGATGGAATTGTCGCGCCAGCGCCTGCGTCCGTCGCTGTCCGAAGGCAGCCACGTGACGTGCCCGCGCTGCTCCGGCACCGGCCATATCCGCGATACCGAATCGTCCGCCCTGCAAGTGCTGCGCATCATCCAGGAAGAGGCGATGAAGGAAAATTCGGCCACCATCCATGTGCAGGTGCCGGTCGATGTCGGCGCCTTCCTGCTCAACGAAAAGCGCGGCGAAGTGCTGAAGATCGAGAACCGCCACCGCATCGCCGTGATCCTGATCCCGAACAAGCATCTGGAAACCCCGCATTACAAGCTGGAACGCATCAAGCACGACGATCCGCGCCTCGAAGAAAGCCAGGCCAGCTACAACCTGGCCGAGCACGCCGAAACCGACATGGCGTACAGCAAGCGTCAAAAAGAAGAAACCAAGCCGCGCCAGGAAGCCATGGTCAAGACCATCACCCCTGACCAGCCTGCGCCTCTGGTGGAACGCAAACCGGCTGAAGCGGCCAAGCCGGCGCCAGCCGCCGCGCCAGCACCGCAAGGCTTGCTCGCCAAAATCATCAGCTTCTTCACCGGCAAACCTGAACCGGTGGCAGCGCCTGTCGTGCCGGCGGCGCCAGTCAAACCGGCCGGCAACGACCGTGGCGGCGACCGCAACAGCCGTGGCCCACGCGGCCGCAACAACCGCAACGGCAAACCGGGCCGCGAAGAACGCGAACCTGGCCAGGGCCGGCCGGCCGCGGCTGAAGAAGCAGGCAAGGAAAACGAGACCAGCGACAAGGCAGCCCGTCCGCCACGTCCGCCGCGTCCGCCACGCGAAGCGCGTGAAGTGCGCGAGCCGGTCGAAGGCCAGGCGCCACGCGAGCGTGGTGAACGTCCAGAACGCGCGGAACGCGGCGAGCGTCCGCCACGTCCGCCACGCGAACCGCGTGCCGACAAAGCCCCTGCGCTGGAAAGCAAAGTGGAAGAATTGGCAGTGGCCAGCCTGGTAACGGCAGCTGTTGCCGCACCAGTCAGCCACCCAGCCGCCGATGCTGAAGCGCCGGCCACCAGCTTGCTGAAAGCCGCGCCGAATGCCGGCCCTGAAGGTGAAGAAGCGGAAGTGGAAGGCGAAGAACCGCGCCGCCGCCGCCGCCGTGGCGGCCGCAACCGCAATCGCCGCGACCGTGAAACCGGCGAGTTGATCGAAGGTTCCGCAGCAGAAGGCGAAGGCCAGGAACATGCACCGGCAATCAGCTTCACGGTGGCCCCGGCTAGCGAAGCGGCAGCGGTTGTGGCGGCGGAAGCCAGCGCCGTTGCCGTCGCTGAAGTTGCTGCTGCGCCAGTGGCGCAAGTCGCCGCTGCGGTAGTTGTTGACGCTGTTATTAGCGCCGCAATCGCCGAAGTTGCCGCGCCTGCCGCCGCTGCCGTGACTGAAGTCAGTCCTGCGGTGGCCGAAGTGGCCGCGCCAGTGTTGGCCGAAGTCGCGCCGCTTGCTGAAACCGTTGCTGCTGTCGTTGCAGAGCCTGTTGTTGCCGTGCCAGCCACGCCGGAATCGGCGCCTGTCGCGGAATACAGCTTTGCCGCGAAAGAAGAACAGCCGGCCGCAGTTGCTCCGGTTGAGCCAGCCGCGCTTGAAGTTGCCCCGGCAACGCCAGTTGAAGCGGCAGCCGACGTCGTGACGGCTCCGCTCGCGGCGCCAGCTCCAGCCTCGGCGCCAGTGGTTGCCGAAGCAGCGCCAGTCACGCTTGAAGTCGCTCCTGCTCCAGTAGTCGCCGCGGCGCCAATCGTTGCTCCTGCTGCCGTAGCCGAGCCGGTGGTTGAAGCTGCTGTGGCGGCGGCGCCGGCCGCGGCCCCGATAGCGGCTGCAGTGCCCGAAGTTATCCCTGCGCCAGCCGCTGCAGCGCCAGCGCTGCCGGTCGACTTGAACGCGGTACTGGGTTCGGCCGGCCTGACGCTGGCGGCAACCGATCCGGAAAAACTGCGCGCGGCACGCGAAGCGGCAGCGAAATCGGTGGCGCCAGTGCGCAAACCGCGCGAACGCAAGCCTTTGCCGCCGCAAAACGATGAGCCGTTAATCCAGGTTAACACTCAACGCCAGTAA
- a CDS encoding RluA family pseudouridine synthase: protein MKMQNDVVPPSTPPDSRLVQPQAQFLTIAEEEAGQRIDNYLLRICKGVPKSHIYRILRSGEVRVNKGRIDQLYRLAEGDVVRIPPVRVAEKTGPSAPAAEFKVIFEDAHLLVIDKPAGVAVHGGSGVSFGVIEQLRASRPDAKFLELVHRLDRDTSGLLLLAKKRSALTSLHEQMRDGVTDKRYLVLVAGDWKNARQHIKLPLHKYTTADGERRVAVQADGLPSHTVFSLLRKYNNFALLEAELKTGRTHQIRVHLSSSGFAIAGDDKYGDFALNRALLKADETRGALKRMFLHAHQITFSHPETGKNVTLNAPLAAECERFLVSLGKPLAVAPR, encoded by the coding sequence ATGAAGATGCAAAATGATGTTGTTCCCCCTTCAACACCCCCGGATAGCCGGCTGGTTCAACCGCAAGCCCAATTCCTTACCATCGCTGAAGAGGAAGCTGGCCAGCGTATCGACAACTACTTGTTGCGTATCTGTAAAGGAGTGCCGAAAAGCCACATTTACCGCATTTTGCGGTCTGGCGAGGTGCGCGTTAACAAGGGCCGCATCGACCAGTTGTACCGGCTGGCCGAAGGCGATGTGGTGCGGATTCCGCCGGTGCGGGTGGCCGAAAAGACCGGCCCTTCGGCGCCGGCCGCCGAGTTCAAGGTGATTTTCGAAGACGCCCACTTGCTGGTCATCGACAAGCCGGCCGGTGTCGCCGTGCATGGCGGGTCCGGCGTATCGTTCGGCGTGATCGAGCAATTGCGCGCGTCGCGGCCGGACGCCAAGTTCCTGGAGCTGGTGCACCGGCTCGACCGCGATACGTCCGGCCTCTTGTTATTGGCCAAGAAGCGCTCCGCGCTGACCAGCCTGCACGAGCAAATGCGCGACGGCGTGACCGACAAGCGCTATCTGGTACTGGTGGCGGGCGACTGGAAAAACGCGCGCCAGCATATCAAGCTGCCGCTGCATAAATATACGACGGCCGATGGCGAACGGCGGGTGGCGGTGCAAGCCGATGGCTTGCCGTCGCACACGGTATTCAGCTTGTTGCGTAAATATAATAATTTTGCCTTGCTGGAAGCCGAGCTGAAAACCGGACGCACCCATCAAATTCGCGTGCATCTGTCTTCGTCCGGCTTCGCGATCGCAGGTGACGATAAATACGGCGATTTTGCGTTAAATCGCGCCTTGTTGAAAGCCGACGAGACGCGTGGCGCGCTCAAACGCATGTTCTTGCATGCCCATCAAATTACGTTCAGCCACCCTGAAACAGGCAAAAATGTGACCTTGAACGCGCCATTGGCCGCCGAATGCGAGCGTTTCTTGGTAAGCTTGGGCAAACCGCTGGCTGTTGCGCCACGCTAA
- a CDS encoding HAD-IIIA family hydrolase, which yields MARKQFDLIVFDWDGTLMDSTSTIVKCIQASARDLGLAIPADHAAAHVIGLGLQEAMQRVLPGADQKTVLRMAERYRHHYLSRDHELTLFPGVTDMLQELSHNGYFLAVATGKSRVGLNRSLNALKLLSMFDATRCADETFSKPHPAMLQELTRELGQDMKRTVMIGDTSHDLMMANNAGASGIAVQYGAHPVEQLDVCQPIFSAASVAELHQWLNDHA from the coding sequence ATGGCAAGAAAGCAATTTGATCTGATCGTTTTCGATTGGGATGGAACGTTGATGGATAGCACCTCAACGATCGTGAAATGTATCCAGGCGTCGGCCAGGGACCTGGGTCTGGCGATTCCAGCCGATCATGCGGCGGCCCATGTGATCGGACTGGGTTTGCAAGAAGCGATGCAACGCGTGCTGCCGGGCGCCGACCAGAAAACCGTGCTGCGCATGGCGGAGCGCTATCGCCATCATTATTTGTCGCGCGACCACGAGTTGACCTTGTTCCCCGGCGTGACGGACATGCTGCAGGAATTGTCGCACAATGGTTATTTCCTGGCGGTGGCGACCGGCAAGAGCCGGGTCGGCTTGAACCGTTCGCTGAATGCGCTCAAACTATTGTCGATGTTCGATGCCACCCGCTGTGCCGATGAAACCTTTTCCAAGCCGCATCCCGCGATGTTGCAGGAATTGACACGCGAGCTGGGGCAAGACATGAAGCGTACCGTGATGATAGGCGATACCAGCCACGATTTGATGATGGCCAATAATGCCGGCGCGTCCGGCATCGCGGTACAGTACGGCGCCCATCCGGTTGAGCAGCTGGACGTTTGCCAGCCGATCTTTTCGGCGGCTTCGGTGGCTGAACTGCACCAATGGCTCAACGATCACGCATGA
- a CDS encoding Rieske (2Fe-2S) protein, producing the protein MMPDEVMDNEEILICAADALLDGGKGVRFPVSAGGENTTGFVVRYDGKVYGYLNRCAHIPIELDWAEGEFFESSGLYLMCSTHGAVYVPDSGLCAGGPCKGGRLLPIVLVEREQSVYWQPDEYVRPAHA; encoded by the coding sequence ATGATGCCGGACGAAGTGATGGACAACGAAGAAATCCTGATTTGCGCCGCCGATGCGCTATTGGACGGCGGCAAGGGTGTGCGCTTCCCGGTGTCGGCCGGCGGCGAAAATACCACCGGCTTCGTGGTGCGCTACGATGGCAAGGTGTACGGCTATTTGAACCGATGCGCCCATATTCCGATCGAACTGGATTGGGCCGAGGGCGAGTTTTTCGAGTCGAGCGGCCTGTACCTGATGTGTTCCACCCATGGCGCGGTCTATGTGCCGGACAGCGGTTTGTGTGCCGGCGGTCCTTGCAAGGGCGGCCGCTTGTTGCCGATCGTCCTGGTCGAGCGCGAACAGTCCGTATATTGGCAACCGGATGAATATGTCAGGCCGGCGCACGCCTGA